The Arachis hypogaea cultivar Tifrunner chromosome 19, arahy.Tifrunner.gnm2.J5K5, whole genome shotgun sequence genome has a window encoding:
- the LOC140182053 gene encoding uncharacterized protein — protein sequence MGNNNTTDIKEEDNEREAEKKTHNDLNHHEDSVKEENEVNPTSKREYADSKSAEEFYVHSTSEPAKDEPQEDKLTDDLKVEMQAVPTAEGKDVEEKVTLPSMSKNDSFQEGTNAGNAHMENRMIPTSESEDFREKNAPSDHTGGEGDTNAGDVHTRNQRHPTAEGTDVQEIDTMSALDHSKASDPKEHVSQGLDTHHASNKDETEFVLCDSRTDVLAKSTIVDSEDQFDLTNSNDSAGQEILEVGPPDRTENAESIEEGGEKCEILSSSSLVDTEDYGNQTESTLREDPLLTNLDHLEEDPKQEEEDTKVLISAMEDMFNEAELQESPVADQVLPESSLPKGDFLDTNLICPEDNDVVIERDTQTQENNVSSNISGDNDRDEVKNSLGDLSGIRSNSPSGNISNGTNLLTKVNGEHSSMHEFEENHKLLHAESTTENSHEKSPIGPNGDSNGERNEEPTCNGHHFDDCDDNNPNKKDSDETSSVSEEQNHYLVFPEAESELLPEASHAAEKGLEVLEQCNSQLVTTDHVESFSLHNSSSLLHIYSFQEGTENHTKNHNASSMSSSDCEDATSVNDKNRNYAIEDQNHHLVVAEAEVLPLVSHVESFSLQNSNSLSHEKLNSSIDDKAFDNECEDCTDPCPNNSTLETRESTSTTTTTVDNCSCQIQKSPSFNLNLQIGESEQSPLLYEDKCSTSEMPVEEEKIVTMERSYSEKSKYSEQGNIAGTCETVEKEVTPTMPKSKEKRKAVSSFFINCMCCATVAN from the exons ATGGGTAACAATAATACAACTGATATCAAAG AAGAAGACAACGAGCGCGAAGCTGAGAAGAAAACTCATAATGACCTCAATCATCACGAAGATAGTGTGAAGGAAGAGAATGAAGTAAACCCAACATCCAAAAGGGAATATGCTGACTCTAAATCTGCAGAGGAATTTTATGTTCATTCAACAAGTGAACCTGCGAAAGATGAGCCACAAGAAGATAAGCTTACAGATGATTTAAAAGTAGAAATGCAAGCAGTTCCAACAGCTGAAGGCAAAGATGTTGAGGAGAAAGTTACATTGCCAAGCATGTCCAAGAATGATTCTTTCCAAGAAGGTACTAATGCAGGCAATGCGCATATGGAGAATCGAATGATTCCAACTTCTGAAAGTGAAGATTTTCGGGAGAAAAATGCACCTTCTGATCATACAGGAGGTGAAGGAGATACTAATGCAGGTGATGTGCATACACGAAATCAAAGGCATCCAACTGCAGAAGGCACAGACGTTCAAGAAATCGATACTATGTCGGCTTTAGATCATAGCAAAGCAAGTGATCCTAAAGAACATGTATCTCAGGGTCTAGATACTCATCATGCCAGTAACAAAGATGAAACTGAATTTGTTCTCTGTGACAGCCGAACCGATGTTCTTGCTAAAAGTACCATTGTGGATTCAGAGGATCAATTTGATTTGACAAACTCTAATGATAGTGCAG GGCAAGAAATACTTGAAGTTGGACCACCTGACAGAACTGAAAATGCTGAATCAATTGAAGAAGGTGGTGAAAAATGTGAAATTTTGTCAAGTTCTTCATTAGTAGATACTGAGGATTATGGAAATCAAACAGAATCAACTTTAAGGGAGGATCCGTTGTTAACAAATCTTGATCACcttgaagaagatcctaaacaag AGGAAGAGGACACAAAAGTCTTAATATCGGCCATGGAGGACATGTTCAATGAAGCAGAACTTCAAGAATCACCAGTTGCGGATCAAGTCCTCCCTGAATCATCACTACCAAAAGGTGATTTTCTGGATACTAATCTTATTTGTCCTGAAGATAATGATGTTGTTATAGAAAGAGATACACAAACACAAGAAAACAATGTATCTTCTAACATTTCTGGAGACAATGATAGAGATGAAGTAAAGAATAGTTTGGGAGATTTATCTGGAATCAGATCCAATTCGCCAAGTGGCAACATAAGCAATGGTACTAATTTGTTGACCAAGGTAAATGGGGAACACTCGTCAATGCATGAATTTGAGGAAAATCACAAGTTGCTTCATGCAGAATCAACAACAGAAAATTCACATGAAAAGAGTCCTATAGGGCCTAATGGGGACTCCAATGGAGAAAGAAATGAAGAACCAACTTGTAATGGGCACCATTTTGATGACTGTGATGATAACAACCCCAACAAGAAGGATTCAGATGAAACCAGCAGTGTTTCAGAAGAACAAAATCATTATCTTGTGTTTCCTGAAGCTGAGTCTGAACTTCTTCCAGAGGCTTCACATGCTGCTGAAAAAGGCCTTGAGGTTTTAGAACAATGCAACTCTCAGTTGGTAACCACAGATCATGTTGAATCTTTTTCTCTGCATAATTCTAGTTCCTTGTTACATATCTATAGTTTCCAAGAGGGCACTGAGAACCACACCAAAAATCACAATGCCTCAAGCATGTCATCCTCGGATTGTGAAGACGCAACTTCAGTCAATGATAAGAATCGCAACTATGCTATAGAAGATCAAAATCATCACCTTGTTGTAGCTGAAGCTGAAGTCCTTCCACTTGTTTCACATGTAGAATCCTTTTCATTGCAGAATTCCAATTCCCTTTCACATGAGAAGCTGAATTCTTCAATTGATGATAAAGCATTTGACAATGAATGTGAAGATTGCACTGATCCATGTCCGAACAATTCTACACTTGAAACAAGGGAAAgtacatcaacaacaacaactactgTAGATAACTGTTCTTGTCAGATACAAAAATCACCAAGCTTCAATCTCAATCTTCAAATTGGAGAATCAGAGCAGAGTCCATTGCTCTATGAAGATAAGTGCAGTACAAGTGAGATGCCagtggaagaagagaaaatagttaCAATGGAAAGAAGCTACAGTGAGAAATCTAAGTACTCAGAACAAGGTAACATTGCTGGAACATGTGAAACAGTAGAGAAGGAAGTGACACCAACTATGCCAAAatcaaaggaaaagagaaaggcTGTGTCTTCATTCTTCATCAACTGCATGTGTTGTGCAACTGTTGCAAATTGA